In one Flavobacteriales bacterium genomic region, the following are encoded:
- a CDS encoding SRPBCC domain-containing protein, whose product MKPCLPDSVILLARYLPATLVMNTLNPETNVMRTLLVDAPAGAVWKALTDPKLARLYMGSMPCCDLRPGKPMQWFVREENGDQTLVAKGLVLAVQPGRRLRYSFYSMASKLPDEPASHTTVDLHLVPEEDGRTRVEFWQGDFAGLPDAERRAREAGRNWVEHLVGLKRVAEEVWESKAA is encoded by the coding sequence ATGAAACCATGCCTGCCTGACAGCGTTATCCTCTTGGCACGGTACCTGCCGGCCACGCTTGTGATGAATACCTTGAATCCCGAGACGAATGTGATGCGCACCCTGCTGGTGGATGCGCCTGCTGGTGCGGTTTGGAAAGCACTCACCGATCCCAAGCTGGCCCGCCTTTACATGGGGTCCATGCCTTGCTGCGACCTGCGCCCCGGCAAGCCGATGCAATGGTTCGTGCGCGAGGAGAATGGCGATCAGACCCTGGTGGCGAAAGGCTTGGTGCTGGCCGTGCAGCCGGGGCGAAGGCTCCGCTACAGCTTCTACAGCATGGCGAGCAAGCTGCCGGATGAGCCGGCCAGCCATACCACCGTGGACCTGCACCTGGTGCCGGAAGAGGATGGGCGCACGCGGGTCGAGTTCTGGCAGGGCGACTTCGCCGGTCTCCCGGATGCGGAACGCAGGGCCCGTGAGGCCGGCCGCAATTGGGTGGAGCACCTCGTAGGCCTGAAACGCGTGGCCGAGGAGGTGTGGGAATCGAAGGCCGCCTGA
- a CDS encoding RNA-binding protein → MNIYVANVPYSVRDQDLRELFEQYGEVTSAKIIMDKATNRSRGFGFVEMSDDNAGRTAIEGTNGKNFHGRDLVVNEARPRTEGDRGGFGGGRGGDRGGYRNDRGGDRGGYRSDYRSDRGSRNDDY, encoded by the coding sequence ATGAACATTTACGTCGCCAACGTGCCTTACTCTGTTAGGGACCAGGACCTCCGCGAGCTCTTCGAGCAATACGGAGAAGTGACTTCGGCCAAGATCATCATGGACAAGGCCACCAACCGGAGCCGCGGCTTCGGCTTCGTGGAGATGTCCGATGATAACGCTGGCCGCACCGCCATCGAGGGCACCAATGGCAAGAACTTCCACGGCCGTGACCTCGTGGTGAACGAGGCCCGTCCCCGCACCGAGGGGGACCGCGGCGGCTTCGGCGGAGGCCGGGGCGGCGACCGTGGCGGCTACCGCAATGACCGCGGTGGCGATCGCGGCGGCTATCGCAGCGACTATCGCAGCGACCGCGGCTCGCGCAACGACGACTACTAG
- a CDS encoding outer membrane beta-barrel protein, with amino-acid sequence MTLRYSLFALSVLSAAASHGQRPGGTSGAGTPAVGRVLGRVIDGETRKGAEFTTIAIRMAANDSIVGGGISRSSGEFSIDKLPVGPPLKVAISFIGFKPYESQLRLTRDRPEQDLGNITLMPNTELLQEVEVTGERATMVMQVDRRVFNVEKDLSTQGGSGVDVMKNVPGLSVDLDGNVEMRGTRPQILIDGRPTAMTLEQLPAEEIERVEVITNPSVAFDANATGGIINVVLKRSTKPGYSGQVQAGIGTNGRYQGSANLNMKEGRWAFNLGYNFNTGTNVTDGSTERTERSAGSTTGYFIQDASSESARTMHGGRIGAEWQVTNRNLLTFSQSLRMHEMSNAEDLDARILGPGRELLSTAEQRNATRGETMSTNTQIGFRRRSAKEGREWTADLSYNTWRRSSRADFDQYAYDASGGLLSGSPRLQDNLGGSGYRQLNLQADFIEPLGDSDKLEYGIKGSWKLDDTYLDVFVSSPSIGQEVLDTSLTNDYGITDLINAAYVNWQHRLSDHWSMQAGFRFEQTWFETVIRNKDITFSYRYPDGMENLGKALFPALYLSRKWDGSLREAQFNVSRKISRPSFWQIMPFIMNADSRNVRIGNPALAPELSTLAEANHLLPFMKGKGSWLTSVFGRYTQDVITSYATPLPSDTTLLLNTFVNGSQSISGGWENIVKIEPLQGLQLTLSGTLQYTDVALGDAQGGLRNKGFNWNAKGLLAWRMRKDWSVQVNAEYEAPRIQPQGLSLAQYGVDLSLSHDITKRVSAVLNVNDVFFTRRWGNIIDTDRLYQESFRRREMRFVRFTLTWKFGEQNTSLFRRKQNQRPEPGSNGGGDMDM; translated from the coding sequence ATGACGCTTCGCTATTCCCTGTTCGCCCTTTCCGTCCTCAGTGCAGCCGCATCGCACGGACAACGCCCGGGGGGGACCTCCGGAGCGGGGACGCCCGCTGTGGGGCGGGTGCTCGGCCGCGTGATCGATGGCGAGACGCGCAAGGGCGCTGAATTCACCACCATCGCCATCCGGATGGCCGCCAACGACAGCATCGTGGGCGGGGGCATCAGCCGGAGCTCGGGCGAGTTCAGCATCGACAAGCTGCCCGTGGGGCCGCCGCTGAAGGTGGCCATCAGCTTCATCGGATTCAAGCCTTACGAGAGCCAGTTGCGCCTGACCCGGGACCGGCCCGAGCAGGATCTCGGGAACATCACGCTGATGCCGAATACCGAGCTCTTGCAGGAGGTGGAGGTGACGGGTGAGCGCGCCACCATGGTGATGCAGGTGGACCGCCGGGTCTTCAACGTGGAGAAGGACCTGAGCACCCAGGGCGGCAGCGGGGTGGATGTGATGAAGAACGTTCCGGGCCTGAGCGTGGACCTGGATGGCAACGTGGAGATGCGCGGCACGCGCCCGCAGATCCTCATCGATGGCAGGCCGACGGCCATGACGCTGGAGCAGCTGCCCGCTGAGGAGATCGAGCGCGTGGAGGTGATCACCAATCCATCGGTGGCGTTCGATGCCAATGCCACGGGCGGCATCATCAACGTGGTGCTGAAGCGGAGCACCAAGCCGGGGTACAGCGGACAGGTGCAGGCCGGCATCGGCACCAACGGACGCTACCAGGGCAGCGCCAACCTGAACATGAAGGAGGGCCGATGGGCCTTCAACCTGGGCTACAACTTCAATACTGGCACCAACGTCACGGACGGCAGCACGGAGCGCACCGAGCGCAGCGCTGGAAGCACCACCGGCTATTTCATCCAGGATGCATCCAGTGAGAGCGCGCGCACCATGCACGGCGGCCGCATCGGCGCCGAGTGGCAGGTGACGAACCGCAACCTCCTTACGTTCTCCCAGAGCCTGCGCATGCACGAGATGAGCAATGCGGAGGACCTCGATGCGCGGATACTGGGTCCCGGCCGTGAGCTGCTCAGCACCGCCGAGCAGCGCAACGCCACGCGCGGGGAGACGATGAGCACCAACACCCAGATCGGATTCAGGCGCCGGTCGGCCAAGGAGGGACGTGAATGGACCGCGGACCTGAGCTACAACACCTGGCGGCGCAGCAGCCGTGCCGACTTCGACCAATACGCGTACGATGCATCCGGCGGGCTGCTCAGCGGAAGCCCCCGCCTGCAGGACAACCTGGGCGGCAGCGGCTACCGGCAATTGAACCTGCAGGCCGATTTCATCGAGCCGCTGGGCGACAGCGACAAGCTGGAATACGGCATCAAGGGGAGCTGGAAGCTCGACGACACCTACCTGGACGTCTTCGTCTCCTCGCCGTCCATCGGCCAGGAGGTGCTGGACACCAGCCTGACCAACGACTACGGGATCACCGACCTGATCAATGCGGCCTACGTGAACTGGCAGCACCGGTTGAGCGACCATTGGAGCATGCAGGCCGGCTTCCGCTTCGAGCAGACCTGGTTCGAGACGGTGATCCGGAACAAGGACATCACCTTCAGCTACCGTTATCCCGATGGGATGGAGAACCTCGGCAAGGCGCTCTTCCCAGCGCTCTACCTCTCCCGCAAATGGGACGGCAGCCTGCGCGAGGCGCAGTTCAATGTGTCGCGGAAGATCAGCCGGCCGAGCTTCTGGCAGATCATGCCCTTCATCATGAACGCGGACAGCCGGAACGTGCGCATCGGCAACCCAGCGCTCGCCCCGGAACTGAGCACACTGGCCGAGGCCAATCACCTCCTGCCGTTCATGAAGGGCAAGGGCAGCTGGCTTACCAGCGTCTTCGGCCGTTACACGCAGGACGTCATCACCAGCTACGCCACTCCCCTGCCCTCGGACACAACGCTCCTCCTGAACACATTCGTGAACGGAAGCCAGAGCATCAGCGGCGGGTGGGAGAACATCGTGAAGATCGAACCCCTGCAGGGGCTGCAGCTCACCCTGAGCGGCACGCTGCAGTACACCGACGTCGCACTGGGCGATGCCCAAGGGGGGCTGCGCAACAAGGGCTTCAACTGGAACGCGAAGGGGCTGCTGGCCTGGCGCATGCGCAAGGACTGGAGCGTGCAGGTGAATGCCGAGTACGAGGCGCCGCGGATCCAGCCCCAGGGCCTGAGCCTGGCGCAGTACGGCGTGGACCTTTCCCTGAGCCACGATATCACGAAGCGGGTCAGCGCGGTGCTCAACGTGAATGACGTGTTCTTCACGCGACGCTGGGGCAACATCATCGACACCGACCGCCTCTACCAGGAGAGCTTCCGCAGGCGGGAGATGCGCTTCGTGCGCTTCACGCTCACTTGGAAGTTCGGTGAGCAGAACACCTCGCTCTTCCGGCGCAAGCAGAACCAGCGGCCCGAGCCCGGCAGCAACGGAGGCGGCGACATGGATATGTAG
- a CDS encoding HmuY family protein, protein MRTKSIIIGLGLMLALSACMKEELPVQPRTRGDAMTVSACMGPGYQDQLWLDISSGMAVSTNPKTAWDLAFESAPEGWRIYLNGSKLMTAWDRGAVAITQPHDTAGMGAGRRIDAPSGHRDSTAIRDWRGTDAVYIIDLGVNALGQSQGLRKFRFRSVTGTAYEFEVALLDGTQLETVTVVKDPSRSFTCYKAGVGTVPIEPPRGAWDMVVTQYTHQFYDPFMPYIVTGVLTAPTTRAALIPDAEFEAVTLADTLMHPLGSKRDAIGYDWKRYSFETSTYAVDTRMVYILQDAEGYFYKMHFIDFYGEQGQVGCPRFEVVPL, encoded by the coding sequence ATGAGGACGAAGAGCATCATCATCGGCTTGGGCCTCATGCTTGCCCTGAGCGCATGCATGAAGGAGGAACTGCCCGTTCAGCCCCGCACGCGGGGCGATGCCATGACCGTGAGCGCCTGCATGGGTCCCGGCTACCAGGACCAGCTGTGGCTCGACATCAGCAGCGGCATGGCGGTCAGCACGAATCCGAAGACGGCGTGGGACCTGGCGTTCGAGAGCGCACCCGAGGGATGGCGCATCTACTTGAACGGATCGAAGCTGATGACCGCTTGGGACCGCGGGGCCGTGGCCATCACCCAGCCGCACGATACGGCGGGCATGGGTGCCGGACGGCGGATCGACGCGCCCAGCGGGCATCGGGACAGCACCGCCATCCGGGATTGGCGCGGTACGGATGCGGTGTACATCATCGACCTCGGCGTGAATGCCCTGGGTCAGTCGCAAGGGCTGCGCAAGTTCCGCTTCCGCTCCGTCACCGGCACCGCATACGAATTCGAGGTGGCGCTGCTCGACGGCACGCAGCTTGAGACCGTCACCGTGGTGAAGGACCCGTCGCGCTCCTTCACCTGCTACAAGGCGGGGGTCGGCACGGTGCCCATTGAGCCGCCGCGCGGTGCTTGGGACATGGTGGTGACGCAGTACACCCACCAGTTCTACGACCCCTTCATGCCCTACATCGTCACCGGCGTGCTCACCGCGCCCACCACGCGGGCAGCCCTCATCCCCGATGCGGAATTCGAAGCGGTCACCCTGGCCGACACGCTCATGCACCCGCTCGGGTCGAAGCGCGACGCCATCGGCTACGACTGGAAGCGCTACTCCTTCGAGACCTCCACCTATGCCGTGGACACGCGGATGGTGTACATCCTGCAGGATGCGGAAGGGTACTTCTACAAGATGCACTTCATCGACTTCTACGGTGAGCAGGGCCAGGTGGGCTGCCCGCGCTTCGAGGTGGTGCCCCTGTGA
- a CDS encoding TonB-dependent receptor: MGQRAVTVRDASGAPVPYAHIVWQALGSGGGSGMAVMDAHGQGSIPAMEAAADRLALRVSFVGYRTITDTVEARGTAPLVYSMRPEALALSEFVVTGQYAPASPEKAVHRVRVIDAAQMQRMAANSLADALRNELNIRLSQDNVLGTSISMQGLGGQNVKLLIDGVPVIGRQDGNIDLAQIDLTGIERVEVVEGPLSVNYGTNALAGTINLITRKSGGQPLSLKASAYGEHIGRLNTTITGARQWGGHDAVVTLGRNFFAGWDPRHTGIVDLSPAIADSNRFQQWKPREQYFGRLSLRRSAADWDLGYKAEAMHDVIINRGRPRAPYFESAFDERYTTIRFDNAVSAERRLLAGRKVTALVAHNRYLRRSNLWYRDLTTLGEQLVDGAGEQDTSRFTLTNVRANFIRAQAGARLNYELGADLNLETGGGRRIGDGMEEIGDYAVLASAEYRPVEALTIRPGARYAYNTRYGAPIVPSLNVRWQMSRGFTLRASYASGFRAPSLKELYLFFVDVNHDITGNTALEAERSRNLSAALGYRHAKDKGVYTSEVSLFHNSVEDLITLAQVSGTQYSYINVGGFRTTGGSIGAGWDNGHWVVTCGAAVTGRYDDVARSTGSPYLFTSEVRASITKQWLRKGWSGSVFWKWQDRLVNYALMADGKVGQTWIDAFHMADASLTKRLWRGRAAMTAGCKNLFDVQAIAATMAGGAHGGGGASVPMATGRLAFLRIEMDLKRGSE, from the coding sequence ATGGGGCAGCGCGCGGTCACCGTGCGCGATGCTTCCGGCGCCCCCGTGCCTTATGCGCACATCGTGTGGCAGGCATTGGGAAGCGGGGGGGGCAGCGGCATGGCGGTGATGGATGCCCATGGGCAAGGAAGCATCCCGGCCATGGAAGCCGCTGCCGACCGCCTTGCGCTGCGCGTCTCCTTCGTCGGCTATCGCACCATCACGGACACCGTGGAGGCGCGCGGCACCGCCCCTCTGGTGTACAGCATGCGGCCGGAGGCGCTTGCGCTATCGGAGTTCGTGGTAACCGGTCAGTACGCGCCGGCATCCCCGGAGAAGGCGGTGCATCGTGTGCGGGTGATCGATGCCGCGCAGATGCAGCGGATGGCCGCCAACAGCCTGGCCGATGCGCTCCGCAACGAGCTCAACATCCGTCTTTCACAGGACAATGTGCTCGGCACCTCCATTTCCATGCAAGGGCTTGGCGGCCAGAACGTGAAGCTCCTGATCGATGGCGTGCCGGTGATCGGCAGGCAGGACGGCAACATTGACCTGGCACAGATCGACCTCACGGGCATCGAGCGCGTCGAGGTCGTGGAAGGTCCGCTGAGCGTCAATTACGGAACCAACGCGCTCGCAGGCACGATCAACCTGATCACCCGGAAGAGCGGCGGACAGCCCTTGTCACTCAAGGCCTCGGCATACGGCGAGCATATCGGCCGACTGAATACCACGATTACCGGCGCCCGACAATGGGGAGGCCACGATGCGGTGGTCACCCTGGGCCGCAACTTCTTCGCCGGTTGGGACCCGCGCCATACCGGAATCGTCGACCTCTCCCCGGCCATCGCCGATTCCAATCGGTTCCAGCAATGGAAGCCGCGTGAGCAGTATTTCGGCCGACTCAGTCTCAGGCGCTCCGCGGCGGATTGGGACCTAGGATACAAGGCCGAGGCCATGCACGATGTGATCATCAACCGGGGCAGGCCGCGCGCGCCTTACTTCGAATCGGCGTTCGACGAGCGGTATACCACCATCCGGTTCGACAATGCAGTATCCGCGGAGCGTCGTCTCTTGGCGGGTCGCAAGGTGACCGCCCTTGTCGCGCACAACCGCTACCTGCGCAGGAGCAATCTCTGGTACCGCGACCTCACCACCCTCGGTGAACAGCTCGTGGATGGCGCTGGCGAGCAGGATACCTCCCGATTCACGCTTACGAACGTACGCGCGAATTTCATCCGGGCCCAGGCCGGCGCACGATTGAATTATGAGCTGGGCGCCGACCTGAACCTGGAGACCGGGGGGGGGCGCAGGATCGGTGATGGCATGGAGGAGATCGGGGATTATGCCGTGCTGGCCAGTGCCGAGTACCGCCCGGTGGAGGCCCTGACCATCCGGCCCGGTGCCCGATACGCCTACAATACGCGCTACGGTGCACCCATCGTGCCCTCCTTGAATGTCCGCTGGCAGATGAGCCGGGGCTTCACCCTTCGCGCCTCGTATGCCAGCGGATTCCGGGCCCCATCGCTGAAGGAGCTCTACCTGTTCTTCGTGGATGTGAACCACGACATCACCGGGAACACCGCCCTGGAGGCCGAGCGCTCGCGCAACCTCAGCGCGGCCCTGGGCTATCGCCACGCGAAGGACAAGGGCGTTTATACAAGCGAGGTCTCCCTCTTCCACAACAGCGTGGAGGACCTCATCACCCTCGCCCAGGTCAGCGGCACGCAGTACTCGTACATCAATGTGGGCGGGTTCCGCACAACGGGTGGGAGCATCGGTGCGGGGTGGGACAACGGCCACTGGGTGGTCACCTGCGGCGCGGCCGTGACGGGCCGCTACGATGATGTGGCACGGTCTACGGGAAGCCCCTACCTCTTCACCAGTGAGGTGCGCGCCTCCATCACCAAGCAATGGCTGCGCAAGGGGTGGAGCGGTTCGGTCTTCTGGAAGTGGCAGGATCGCCTGGTGAACTATGCGCTGATGGCGGACGGAAAGGTGGGCCAGACGTGGATCGATGCCTTCCACATGGCGGACGCCTCCCTGACCAAGCGTCTTTGGCGCGGCCGGGCGGCGATGACCGCAGGCTGCAAGAACCTGTTCGATGTGCAGGCGATCGCAGCAACCATGGCAGGGGGTGCGCATGGCGGCGGCGGTGCGAGCGTGCCGATGGCCACCGGACGCCTGGCTTTCCTGAGGATCGAGATGGACCTGAAGCGCGGATCCGAATGA
- a CDS encoding T9SS type A sorting domain-containing protein codes for MKPLFSLALAFAVTASFAQTEVTIATGPSNAQQVWYSLENGVQATTDLAAWDLAFEINSFNSSVLVNTAKGLSVWQASTALADWSSITSPNEAGWTAIYNSEIDWSAGALTYGNNLDQANGFNVGWGDYSMITHAIVGAKVYVIKFPGDIYKKLRINSLATGTYSFTYADLDGGNEQNATLVKSAFPGKNFGYFSFATNAAVDLEPAADAWDLVFTKYTSIIPSPAPTPYAVAGVLQNKSVLAAQVDGVPTGDALWTSQPLDSAINIIGYDWKTYNASLMQYEYAQDRTYFVKDRAGSIWKLVFIGYGGGSTGTMTFTQELVSATGMAETAENGLALYPNPVTDGELSLLLDEPLIKGALQVVDRSGRIVKEAQIAATGAAARVLVDLRGLANGIYIVRLASDSGVRAARVVVE; via the coding sequence ATGAAACCCCTGTTCTCACTCGCCCTGGCGTTCGCTGTGACCGCTTCATTCGCTCAGACCGAGGTCACCATCGCCACCGGACCTTCCAATGCCCAGCAGGTCTGGTACAGCTTGGAGAATGGCGTGCAGGCCACCACTGACCTTGCCGCATGGGACCTCGCCTTCGAGATCAATTCCTTCAACTCCTCCGTCCTGGTGAATACCGCCAAGGGCCTCTCGGTATGGCAAGCGTCCACCGCTCTCGCCGACTGGAGTTCCATCACCAGTCCGAACGAGGCGGGCTGGACGGCCATCTACAATTCGGAGATCGATTGGTCCGCCGGCGCCCTCACCTACGGCAACAACCTGGATCAGGCCAATGGCTTCAATGTGGGCTGGGGGGACTACAGCATGATCACCCACGCCATCGTGGGAGCCAAGGTGTATGTCATCAAGTTCCCGGGCGATATCTACAAGAAGCTGCGTATCAATTCGCTCGCTACCGGTACCTACTCCTTCACGTATGCGGACCTGGACGGCGGCAACGAGCAGAATGCGACCCTGGTGAAATCGGCCTTTCCGGGGAAGAACTTCGGCTACTTCAGCTTCGCCACCAACGCCGCCGTCGACCTGGAGCCCGCAGCGGATGCCTGGGACCTGGTGTTCACCAAATACACGTCCATCATCCCTTCTCCGGCCCCAACGCCGTATGCGGTGGCGGGCGTTCTCCAGAACAAGTCGGTGCTTGCCGCACAGGTGGATGGCGTGCCGACCGGTGATGCCCTCTGGACCAGCCAGCCCTTGGACTCTGCCATCAATATCATCGGCTACGATTGGAAGACATACAACGCCTCGCTCATGCAGTACGAGTATGCGCAGGACCGCACCTACTTCGTGAAGGACCGCGCGGGCAGCATCTGGAAACTCGTGTTCATCGGCTACGGCGGCGGGAGCACGGGCACCATGACCTTCACCCAGGAGCTGGTGAGCGCCACCGGCATGGCGGAGACGGCCGAAAACGGCCTCGCCTTGTATCCCAACCCGGTCACCGACGGCGAGTTGAGCCTGCTGCTCGATGAGCCGTTGATCAAGGGCGCGCTGCAGGTGGTTGACCGCAGCGGCCGCATCGTGAAGGAGGCGCAGATAGCCGCCACGGGCGCTGCAGCACGGGTCCTGGTCGATCTGCGCGGACTCGCAAACGGAATCTATATCGTGCGCCTGGCCTCGGATAGCGGGGTGCGTGCGGCGCGCGTAGTGGTGGAGTGA
- a CDS encoding DUF4190 domain-containing protein, whose product MTRAATILLLILLGACSGQRGSVHESGLQRRVHRPGWHLDLGLRRESVQREPMASVQRLGERPPPPFAAPLPEPALRQQPWHALPAMQPVEVAMVSAPRPAEALPAYLPSTTADQDPDDLMPKKRWNALAVPAFAAGLGTIALGFGTNLLALVGAIALTLLLAGLSIRRIRRKEQAGKGFAFAALMTGVLAALLTAMSIGRYGTDF is encoded by the coding sequence ATGACCCGGGCGGCCACGATCCTGCTCCTCATTCTGCTCGGTGCATGCAGCGGCCAGCGCGGCTCGGTGCACGAAAGCGGGCTCCAGCGCAGGGTGCATCGACCGGGTTGGCACCTGGACCTCGGCCTCCGCCGCGAATCCGTTCAACGGGAGCCCATGGCCTCCGTGCAGCGGCTGGGCGAGCGCCCCCCGCCGCCCTTCGCCGCGCCCTTGCCCGAGCCGGCCTTGCGCCAGCAGCCCTGGCACGCGCTACCTGCCATGCAGCCCGTCGAGGTTGCCATGGTCTCCGCCCCGCGGCCTGCGGAAGCGCTTCCAGCGTACCTACCGTCAACCACCGCTGACCAGGATCCGGATGACCTGATGCCGAAGAAGCGGTGGAATGCACTGGCTGTTCCGGCCTTCGCCGCCGGCCTCGGGACCATCGCACTCGGCTTCGGTACCAACCTGCTGGCACTGGTCGGTGCCATTGCGCTAACCCTGCTCCTCGCTGGGCTCTCCATCCGCCGCATCCGGCGCAAGGAGCAGGCTGGCAAGGGCTTCGCGTTCGCCGCCTTGATGACCGGGGTGCTGGCGGCCTTGCTCACCGCCATGTCCATCGGTCGCTACGGCACGGACTTCTAG
- a CDS encoding glutamate--tRNA ligase family protein, whose amino-acid sequence MRPLPPVVARTRFAPTPSGFLHAGNAVNFLVTALVAMRERAAVRLRIDDLDAERMRPEYVDDIFDSLHWLGLAWTEGPRDRREHERAYSQLNRMPRYLEVIGLLKEQGDLYACGCSRSELRRRPCSCRGKGLPFDAPHLAWRLRLPSDAMLRMERWPSGAEMLRPAELLTDPVVRQRAELGGRPAYQIASLVDDLDHGITHIVRGQDLLPSTACQLYLAERIGADAFRQVRFLHHGLVVDGEGRKLSKSEGAGSLLAMRKAGVGPEALRDRAALVLAEALSGA is encoded by the coding sequence TTGAGGCCGCTCCCGCCCGTGGTCGCCCGCACCCGCTTCGCTCCCACACCGAGCGGCTTCCTCCATGCGGGGAACGCCGTCAACTTCCTCGTCACAGCACTGGTGGCGATGCGGGAGCGCGCTGCTGTGCGGCTGCGCATCGACGACCTCGATGCGGAACGGATGCGGCCGGAGTACGTGGATGACATCTTCGATTCGCTGCATTGGCTCGGGCTGGCGTGGACGGAGGGCCCGCGCGACCGCAGGGAGCATGAACGGGCTTACTCGCAGCTCAATCGCATGCCACGCTACCTGGAGGTGATCGGACTCCTGAAGGAGCAGGGCGACCTCTATGCTTGCGGCTGCAGCCGGAGCGAGTTGCGGCGCAGGCCTTGCTCATGCCGGGGGAAGGGCCTGCCATTCGATGCTCCGCACCTGGCCTGGCGACTGCGCCTGCCGAGCGATGCCATGCTGCGCATGGAGCGCTGGCCTTCCGGTGCAGAGATGCTGCGGCCGGCGGAGCTGCTCACCGACCCCGTCGTGCGGCAGCGGGCCGAACTGGGGGGGCGCCCGGCCTACCAGATCGCCTCGCTCGTGGATGACCTGGACCATGGCATCACGCACATCGTGCGCGGCCAGGACTTGCTGCCGTCCACGGCGTGCCAGCTCTACCTCGCAGAGCGCATCGGCGCCGACGCGTTCAGGCAGGTCCGCTTCCTGCATCATGGGCTGGTCGTCGATGGCGAGGGGCGCAAGCTGTCCAAATCCGAGGGCGCGGGCTCCCTGCTGGCCATGCGGAAGGCCGGGGTCGGACCGGAGGCCCTGCGTGACCGGGCCGCGCTGGTGCTGGCTGAGGCGCTGAGCGGAGCCTAG
- a CDS encoding HAMP domain-containing sensor histidine kinase, translated as MGRRAIGTLLLLATLSVVGVVVIQLLWLNQASHYHREQVALNKEQASQLEKQFNDRVVMALTDVTEQILTINKDSTDLYDAVKQVRPNYFAVTINDTLHPYLLEALLRKEFSRRHIAEDFEYGIYDCFTDSIVYGNYVSQDTLAGDTMPHSQLQKLDKDGHYFGVYFPTRRSTLWDEGGDVGWTWVFPVVVTLIVFAFFAYSVWVILRQKRLSEMKNDFIGNMTHELKTPISTIALSAEVISDPGILEEPDRLQEYARIIRSENERLRTQVERVLQLATLERDTIRMKREPVDMHQVAETAADSIRLPAQERGMRVDLRLEAMEPTVLGDRVHLTNAVFNLLDNAVKYGRPGTPIEIRTSRRGNELLLSVKDEGIGIRKEDQRHVFERFFRVHTGNVHDVKGFGLGLHYVHQIALSHGGGVSVHSEPGKGSVFTLSLPLNHHRP; from the coding sequence ATGGGACGCCGTGCGATAGGCACCTTGCTGCTTCTGGCCACGCTGAGCGTGGTGGGCGTGGTGGTGATCCAGCTCCTCTGGCTCAACCAGGCCTCGCACTACCACCGCGAGCAGGTGGCGCTCAACAAGGAGCAGGCCTCGCAGCTGGAGAAGCAGTTCAACGACCGGGTGGTGATGGCCCTGACGGACGTGACCGAGCAAATCCTCACCATCAACAAGGACAGCACGGACCTCTATGATGCGGTGAAGCAGGTGCGGCCCAACTACTTCGCCGTCACCATCAACGACACGCTCCACCCCTATCTGCTGGAGGCCCTGCTGCGCAAGGAATTCAGCCGCCGGCACATCGCCGAGGACTTCGAGTACGGCATCTACGACTGCTTCACGGACAGCATCGTCTATGGCAACTACGTTTCGCAGGACACGCTGGCCGGGGACACCATGCCGCACTCGCAGCTGCAGAAGCTCGACAAGGACGGGCACTACTTCGGCGTGTACTTCCCCACGCGGCGCAGCACCCTCTGGGACGAGGGCGGCGACGTGGGCTGGACCTGGGTCTTCCCCGTGGTGGTCACGCTGATCGTCTTCGCCTTCTTCGCCTACAGCGTATGGGTGATCCTTCGCCAGAAGCGGCTCAGCGAGATGAAGAACGACTTCATCGGCAACATGACCCACGAGCTGAAGACCCCCATCAGCACCATCGCACTGAGCGCGGAAGTGATCTCCGATCCGGGCATCCTGGAGGAGCCGGACCGGCTGCAGGAGTACGCGCGCATCATCCGGAGCGAGAATGAGCGGCTGCGCACCCAGGTGGAACGCGTGCTGCAGCTAGCCACGCTGGAACGGGACACCATCCGCATGAAGCGCGAGCCCGTGGACATGCACCAGGTGGCGGAGACCGCTGCCGACTCCATCAGGCTCCCGGCCCAGGAGCGCGGCATGCGCGTGGACCTGCGGCTGGAGGCGATGGAACCCACGGTATTGGGCGACCGCGTGCACCTGACCAATGCCGTGTTCAACCTGCTAGACAATGCCGTGAAATACGGCAGGCCCGGCACCCCCATCGAGATCCGCACGAGCCGGCGCGGCAATGAGCTGCTGCTCTCCGTGAAGGATGAGGGCATCGGCATCCGCAAGGAGGACCAGCGCCATGTCTTCGAGCGCTTCTTCCGGGTGCACACCGGCAACGTGCATGATGTGAAGGGCTTCGGCCTCGGCCTTCATTACGTGCACCAGATCGCGCTATCGCACGGCGGCGGCGTCAGCGTGCACAGCGAGCCGGGCAAAGGGAGCGTCTTCACCCTGTCACTCCCCCTGAACCACCATCGACCATGA